The Campylobacter concisus genome window below encodes:
- a CDS encoding response regulator transcription factor has protein sequence MTRILMIEDDMELAEILTEYLENYDIEVVTAEEPYIGLSTLNTSKFDLVILDLTLPGMDGLEVCKEIRKNHNIPIIISSARHDITDKVNALDNGADDYLPKPYDPQELLARIKSHLRRQSITPANEARNLNKDLVLKEFEREILFKGNVLNLTAAEYDILKYLLLKEGGAVTREELIYNCESINEDSSNKSIDVIIGRIRQKLNENPKEPKYIHAIRGIGYKLVL, from the coding sequence ATGACTAGAATTTTAATGATAGAAGATGATATGGAGCTTGCTGAAATTTTAACTGAATATCTAGAAAACTACGATATTGAAGTAGTAACTGCTGAAGAGCCATATATCGGACTATCTACGCTAAATACAAGTAAATTTGACCTAGTTATACTAGATCTTACATTGCCTGGTATGGATGGATTGGAAGTTTGTAAAGAGATCAGGAAAAATCACAATATTCCTATTATCATATCAAGTGCAAGACATGATATAACAGATAAGGTAAATGCTCTTGATAACGGAGCGGATGATTATTTGCCAAAGCCATATGACCCACAAGAGCTTTTGGCTCGTATCAAAAGTCATCTAAGAAGGCAGAGTATCACCCCAGCAAATGAGGCGAGAAATTTAAATAAAGACCTAGTTTTAAAAGAATTTGAGCGTGAAATTTTATTTAAAGGAAACGTGCTAAATTTAACTGCCGCAGAATACGACATCTTAAAATACCTACTTTTAAAAGAGGGCGGAGCGGTTACTAGAGAGGAGCTCATCTACAATTGCGAGAGCATAAATGAAGATAGCTCAAACAAAAGTATAGATGTCATCATCGGTAGGATTCGCCAAAAATTAAATGAAAATCCAAAAGAGCCAAAATACATCCACGCGATCCGCGGTATCGGCTATAAATTGGTTCTTTGA
- the lolA gene encoding LolA-like outer membrane lipoprotein chaperone codes for MRKFLVASLVAVCSFGAGLNFKSLQSDFTQTVFSEGKSINYKGRFYAKNDNTALWIYESPTPKRIYFNKERVIVIEDELEQAIISKLDDTPNLTQILAHAEQIQPTLYKAIYDGVEYFITIKNTLPTTIDYKDKLSNKIKITLSNPVKDALIPQETLTPVIPQGYDIVNQ; via the coding sequence ATGAGAAAATTTTTAGTTGCATCTCTCGTTGCAGTTTGCTCATTTGGTGCTGGCTTAAATTTTAAAAGCCTGCAAAGTGACTTTACGCAAACTGTATTTAGCGAAGGTAAAAGCATAAATTATAAGGGTAGATTTTACGCAAAAAACGACAATACCGCACTTTGGATATATGAAAGTCCAACGCCAAAGAGAATTTATTTTAACAAAGAGCGTGTGATCGTGATTGAGGATGAGCTTGAACAAGCTATCATTTCAAAGCTTGATGATACGCCAAATTTGACGCAGATTTTGGCTCATGCGGAGCAAATTCAACCAACACTTTACAAAGCGATATATGACGGAGTTGAGTACTTTATAACGATCAAAAACACGCTTCCAACGACGATTGACTATAAAGATAAACTTTCAAATAAAATAAAAATAACCCTAAGCAATCCAGTAAAAGATGCGCTCATACCACAAGAAACGCTAACTCCGGTTATCCCGCAAGGTTATGACATTGTAAATCAATAA
- a CDS encoding chemotaxis protein, with translation MFDRLKDNIILEVIFKYIILLLLFICVIGLFMSGILFLNGEMSENSLNLHIFFGFSLVVLTIVHSYVKKKKLKKLSLEFKNILNHKPVQMDCNTTRFLNALNDVKVGDLSKKFDSDIVEILRSNDIKVKSENETMKQICKNNDEKMFYIFVLIVEAIFKDKEKS, from the coding sequence ATGTTTGATAGGCTAAAAGACAACATTATACTTGAGGTGATTTTTAAATATATCATCTTGTTGCTGCTTTTTATCTGTGTGATCGGTCTTTTTATGAGTGGCATTCTTTTCTTAAATGGGGAGATGAGCGAAAATTCGCTGAATTTACACATTTTCTTTGGCTTTAGTTTGGTTGTTTTGACGATCGTTCATAGTTATGTTAAGAAGAAAAAGCTAAAGAAACTAAGCCTTGAGTTTAAAAATATATTAAATCACAAGCCAGTGCAGATGGATTGCAATACAACCAGGTTTTTAAACGCTCTAAATGATGTAAAAGTGGGCGATCTTTCAAAGAAATTTGACTCTGATATTGTAGAAATTTTAAGGTCAAATGACATAAAAGTAAAAAGCGAGAATGAGACTATGAAACAAATTTGTAAAAATAACGATGAAAAGATGTTTTACATTTTTGTTTTGATTGTAGAAGCTATTTTTAAGGATAAGGAAAAGAGTTGA
- a CDS encoding cation:proton antiporter translates to MEQILEGFLLVAAISVALNVIFKKFQIPTIIGYIVTGTLISEFFNLKSNDEISHIAEFGIAFLMFTIGLEFSFKHLMGMKKEVFLNGGLQVCLSGFIMGVMLYYALHLKDETALIAGLALALSSTAIVLKTLNDSGDVSKIYGRKALGILLFQDIAVIPILLMIDMFSSQDASINELLLKTFTSAIILIVVLFLLGKYVINWIFYKVIQTNSQEVFIATILFMVVGSSTLAHFFGFSYSLGAFLAGMMMAETQYKHQIEVDLIPFRDLLLGLFFITVGMQINFAVVISNIWLVLGLVFSVMVIKAVVVFAILNIYLKRRVAAKTALSVCQIGEFALAVFGLMTTRNLLDIQTAQIFIAASVVSMFATPFILKKLDAIADLIEREIVVEPNETLKPQKIKNHIVVFGYERLGQEVVLRLKETKLLYLVLDNDISLVELGRSRGENVFLGNVLQSHTLENACLSDAAAVIITVNNEQRVELIAQKIKDYGVNTQTIIKINGEGNKDIFGELGKNFHLINEERVMAKTLVHEALQCKIDHDIRA, encoded by the coding sequence ATGGAACAAATTTTAGAAGGTTTCTTGCTTGTTGCAGCGATCTCAGTCGCATTAAACGTCATTTTTAAAAAATTTCAGATACCAACCATCATCGGCTACATCGTAACAGGTACGCTTATATCAGAATTTTTCAACCTAAAAAGCAATGATGAAATTTCTCATATCGCGGAATTTGGTATCGCGTTTTTGATGTTTACCATTGGGCTTGAGTTTAGCTTTAAACACTTAATGGGCATGAAAAAAGAGGTTTTTTTAAACGGCGGATTACAGGTTTGTTTAAGTGGCTTTATAATGGGTGTGATGCTTTATTATGCCCTTCACTTAAAAGACGAAACGGCACTTATTGCAGGTCTTGCGCTTGCACTCTCATCAACTGCGATCGTGCTAAAGACACTAAACGATAGTGGCGATGTAAGTAAAATTTACGGCAGAAAAGCACTTGGGATTTTACTATTTCAAGATATTGCAGTCATTCCTATTTTGCTTATGATAGATATGTTTAGCTCGCAAGATGCCTCGATAAATGAGCTTTTACTAAAGACATTTACAAGTGCGATTATTCTTATTGTTGTGCTATTTTTACTTGGTAAATATGTCATAAACTGGATATTTTATAAAGTCATTCAAACAAATTCGCAAGAGGTTTTTATAGCTACGATTTTATTTATGGTCGTTGGCTCTAGTACTTTGGCTCACTTTTTTGGCTTCTCATACTCTTTGGGTGCATTTTTAGCCGGTATGATGATGGCAGAGACGCAATATAAACACCAAATCGAAGTTGATCTTATTCCTTTTAGAGATTTGCTCTTAGGGCTATTTTTCATAACCGTTGGTATGCAGATAAATTTTGCTGTCGTTATATCAAATATCTGGCTTGTTCTAGGCCTAGTATTTAGTGTCATGGTTATAAAAGCGGTTGTTGTTTTTGCTATCTTAAACATCTACTTAAAGCGAAGAGTTGCTGCAAAAACTGCACTTAGTGTTTGTCAGATAGGCGAATTTGCACTAGCTGTTTTTGGACTAATGACTACTAGAAATTTACTTGATATACAAACAGCTCAAATTTTTATCGCAGCCTCAGTTGTGTCGATGTTTGCTACGCCTTTTATACTTAAAAAACTAGACGCAATAGCAGACCTCATAGAACGTGAGATCGTTGTTGAACCAAATGAAACCCTAAAGCCGCAAAAAATAAAAAATCACATCGTAGTCTTTGGCTATGAGAGACTTGGACAAGAAGTCGTTTTGAGACTAAAAGAGACAAAGCTTTTATATCTTGTGCTTGATAATGATATTAGTCTAGTTGAGCTTGGTAGGAGCCGCGGGGAAAATGTATTTTTAGGTAACGTTCTTCAAAGCCATACACTTGAAAATGCCTGCCTAAGCGATGCAGCCGCTGTTATTATAACCGTTAACAATGAGCAAAGAGTGGAGCTCATCGCGCAAAAGATAAAAGACTACGGCGTAAATACCCAAACTATAATAAAAATAAATGGCGAGGGCAATAAAGATATCTTTGGTGAGTTAGGTAAAAATTTCCACCTAATAAACGAAGAGCGCGTCATGGCAAAAACACTCGTACACGAGGCTCTTCAATGCAAAATCGATCATGATATAAGAGCGTAA
- a CDS encoding ABC transporter permease — MTSLPKYLLFKYLRFDKTQPFITLSALLAFLGVSIGLMVLIVAMAIMNGFDKEFERKLFTMNYPITVQSAFKGSIDDDFVDELKAKFSDLKFSPYISTQVIYRSANALEGGLVYGVNFKDEKQINSVVNEALKDKELDGFEILVGSGIANEFRLRSDEKLTLIFTKADPAGFSLTPKMKRFDIGGSFTSGLIAYDKAFSYTSVDALRKILDYPKGVYDGIHIFSSKPFDDIKRVREGLPAGTVAIGWWEQNGNFFSALALEKRALFIVLMLIILVASLNIISSLLMTVMNRRQEIALLLALGASKGEIKRSFFYQGLVIGGGGIIFGLALGFLGLFLLGNFNIIDLPADVYGSSKLPLELSTIDLVFIVVGAVFIVAISSYYPAKKATEVNVLQTLRNE; from the coding sequence ATGACAAGCTTACCAAAGTACCTACTTTTTAAATATTTAAGATTTGATAAAACTCAGCCATTTATCACTCTAAGTGCCTTGCTCGCCTTTCTTGGTGTTAGCATCGGACTTATGGTCTTAATCGTTGCGATGGCGATTATGAATGGATTTGACAAAGAATTTGAGCGCAAACTTTTTACGATGAACTATCCAATAACCGTTCAAAGTGCCTTTAAAGGCTCTATTGATGATGACTTTGTTGATGAGCTAAAGGCTAAATTTAGTGATCTTAAATTTAGTCCATATATCAGCACACAGGTCATTTACCGCTCGGCAAATGCGCTTGAGGGTGGACTGGTTTATGGCGTAAATTTTAAAGATGAAAAGCAGATAAACTCAGTCGTAAATGAAGCTTTAAAAGATAAAGAGCTAGATGGTTTTGAGATACTTGTGGGAAGTGGCATCGCAAATGAATTTAGACTAAGAAGCGATGAAAAACTAACGCTTATCTTTACAAAGGCTGATCCTGCTGGCTTTTCACTAACGCCAAAGATGAAGCGCTTTGACATCGGTGGCTCATTTACATCTGGGCTAATCGCATACGATAAGGCATTTTCATATACTTCAGTTGATGCATTAAGAAAAATTTTAGACTATCCAAAAGGCGTTTATGATGGGATTCATATCTTTTCAAGTAAGCCATTTGATGATATTAAAAGAGTGCGTGAAGGCCTGCCAGCTGGCACGGTTGCCATTGGCTGGTGGGAGCAAAATGGAAACTTTTTCTCAGCGCTTGCACTTGAAAAAAGGGCACTTTTTATCGTTTTGATGCTTATTATCCTTGTAGCGTCGCTAAATATCATAAGCTCGCTACTAATGACAGTGATGAACCGCAGGCAGGAGATCGCCTTGCTTTTAGCGCTTGGTGCTAGCAAAGGCGAGATAAAAAGAAGCTTTTTTTATCAAGGGCTAGTAATCGGCGGGGGTGGCATTATATTTGGCTTAGCGCTTGGCTTTTTAGGACTATTTTTACTTGGAAATTTCAACATCATAGACCTGCCAGCTGACGTCTATGGCTCAAGCAAACTACCGCTTGAACTCTCAACGATCGATCTTGTGTTTATCGTAGTTGGAGCTGTGTTTATCGTGGCTATCTCGTCTTACTATCCAGCTAAAAAAGCCACAGAAGTAAATGTGCTTCAAACTTTAAGAAATGAGTAG
- a CDS encoding Do family serine endopeptidase: MKKIVLISLVTASFLVGTDIKINEANSNITRVSPLSDKNSVLSYYDSIAQAKLSVVNISTTKTVNNAGIEQMFNDPFFNEFFGFNFAKPKEKEKTTSLGSGVIISNDGYIVTNNHVIEDSDQIVVTLANGGKEYKAKLIGSDPKTDLAVVKIEANGLNAITFADSSKLLDADVVFAIGNPFGVGESITQGIISGLNKDNIGLNQYENFIQTDASINPGNSGGALVDSRGYLVGINSAILSKSGGNNGIGFAIPSNMVKDIAKKLITDGKIERGFIGVTIANLTDEQKELYTNKEGALISGVEQGMPADEAGLKRGDLVISANDKAIKNANDLKNFIGSLTPNSSVDITYERSNKIMNAKIKLANADHNSKDIAKSIIIEGLSVSNLSDEMRYKYKISPDTQGVLVTDVKSGSKAEDFGFERGDVIVQVGEESIKDLQTFANTVKNTKGKKTLVWINRGGIIQGLVIK, encoded by the coding sequence ATGAAAAAGATTGTGCTAATTTCATTAGTAACAGCTTCTTTTTTAGTGGGGACTGATATTAAAATTAATGAAGCTAACTCTAATATCACGAGAGTCTCGCCACTTAGCGATAAAAATAGCGTACTTTCTTATTATGACTCGATCGCTCAGGCAAAGCTTTCAGTTGTAAATATCTCAACTACAAAAACGGTAAATAACGCTGGTATTGAGCAGATGTTTAACGACCCTTTCTTCAATGAATTTTTTGGATTTAACTTTGCAAAACCAAAAGAAAAAGAAAAAACTACTTCACTTGGTTCTGGAGTTATTATCTCAAATGATGGCTACATCGTTACAAACAACCACGTTATAGAAGATAGTGATCAAATAGTCGTAACTCTTGCAAATGGCGGCAAAGAGTATAAAGCAAAGCTAATAGGAAGTGATCCAAAAACCGATCTAGCCGTCGTAAAGATAGAAGCAAACGGACTAAATGCGATCACTTTTGCAGACTCGTCAAAGCTACTTGATGCAGATGTCGTATTTGCAATAGGTAATCCATTTGGCGTTGGTGAAAGTATCACTCAAGGTATCATTTCAGGACTAAATAAAGATAATATCGGCCTTAATCAATATGAAAATTTCATCCAAACAGATGCTTCGATAAATCCTGGCAATTCAGGTGGAGCTTTGGTTGATAGCAGGGGCTATTTGGTCGGAATAAACTCAGCCATACTTTCAAAAAGTGGTGGCAATAACGGTATTGGCTTTGCGATCCCATCAAATATGGTAAAAGATATCGCTAAAAAGCTGATAACTGATGGCAAGATCGAGCGTGGCTTTATCGGCGTTACGATTGCAAATTTAACAGATGAGCAAAAAGAGCTTTACACAAATAAAGAAGGTGCTTTAATAAGTGGCGTAGAGCAAGGCATGCCAGCAGATGAAGCTGGACTAAAAAGAGGCGATTTGGTCATATCAGCTAACGATAAAGCTATAAAAAATGCAAATGATCTTAAAAATTTTATCGGTTCACTAACTCCAAATAGTAGTGTTGATATAACTTACGAGCGATCAAATAAAATAATGAATGCAAAAATCAAGCTTGCAAACGCTGATCACAATTCAAAAGACATAGCCAAAAGCATTATAATCGAAGGACTTAGCGTTAGTAATCTAAGCGATGAGATGAGATATAAATACAAAATCAGCCCAGATACTCAAGGCGTGCTAGTAACTGATGTAAAATCAGGCTCAAAAGCTGAAGACTTTGGATTTGAAAGAGGTGATGTGATCGTTCAAGTTGGTGAAGAGAGCATAAAAGATCTTCAAACATTTGCAAATACGGTCAAAAATACAAAAGGCAAAAAGACACTAGTGTGGATAAATCGCGGCGGTATCATACAAGGCCTCGTTATAAAATAA
- a CDS encoding DnaJ C-terminal domain-containing protein, whose protein sequence is MSESLYETLGVSKGASSDEIKKAYRKLARKYHPDINKDPGAEDKFKEINAAYEILSDDKKRAQYDQYGDTMFGGQNFHDFASNSADMGDLNEILKNIFSGGFGSGGAKFSSGFGSNFGGFDGFSSGGFGFSGADLDVNAKISIPFDVAVTGGEHKINFNGESIKIKIPSGIEGGEKLRVKGKGKNAGGQKGDLILAISVEPSDEYARVGDDLYKDIEIPLKTMLFGGKVNVHTYKKDVTIKIAENSKTGTKIRLKGYGVQNRKSGIYGDLYLKARVKLPNISELDEGLVKELKEKLPE, encoded by the coding sequence ATGAGTGAAAGCTTGTATGAGACTTTAGGGGTTTCAAAGGGTGCCTCAAGCGACGAGATAAAAAAAGCTTATAGAAAACTTGCCAGAAAATATCACCCAGACATCAATAAAGACCCTGGAGCAGAAGATAAATTTAAAGAGATAAATGCTGCTTATGAAATTTTAAGCGACGATAAAAAACGAGCTCAATACGACCAGTACGGCGATACTATGTTTGGCGGTCAAAATTTCCACGACTTTGCTAGTAATTCAGCCGATATGGGCGATCTAAATGAAATTTTAAAGAATATCTTCTCAGGTGGCTTTGGTAGCGGTGGAGCTAAATTTAGCAGCGGATTTGGTAGTAATTTTGGAGGATTTGACGGATTTAGTAGTGGTGGATTTGGCTTTAGCGGAGCTGATCTAGACGTAAATGCAAAAATTTCCATACCATTTGACGTAGCTGTAACTGGTGGCGAACATAAGATAAATTTTAATGGCGAAAGCATTAAGATAAAAATTCCAAGTGGCATAGAAGGCGGCGAGAAGCTTCGTGTAAAAGGCAAAGGTAAAAACGCTGGTGGTCAAAAAGGCGACCTCATACTTGCCATTAGCGTTGAGCCAAGCGACGAATATGCAAGAGTCGGAGACGATCTTTATAAAGATATAGAAATTCCACTAAAAACTATGCTTTTTGGCGGAAAAGTCAATGTGCATACTTACAAAAAAGATGTCACGATCAAGATCGCTGAGAACTCAAAAACGGGCACAAAAATCCGCCTAAAAGGATATGGTGTGCAAAATAGAAAGAGCGGAATTTATGGAGACCTTTACTTAAAAGCCAGGGTAAAACTTCCAAATATCAGTGAGCTTGATGAAGGCTTAGTAAAAGAGTTAAAAGAAAAATTACCGGAGTAA
- a CDS encoding heat shock protein transcriptional repressor HspR codes for MQNYEEPLFLISVVAKVLSIHPQTLRQYEREGLIEPSRTDGKMRLYSQKDVDRVKTILNLTRELGVNLAGVDVILQLKEKIDDLESTIDELNKKLHEATSQTSTKRSLVKRKNSFDLVFYEGKE; via the coding sequence ATGCAAAATTATGAAGAACCACTTTTTTTAATAAGCGTTGTTGCAAAGGTTTTAAGCATACATCCACAAACTTTAAGACAATATGAAAGAGAGGGACTTATCGAGCCATCAAGAACAGATGGCAAGATGAGGCTCTACTCACAAAAAGACGTTGATCGCGTAAAAACTATACTAAATTTAACCCGTGAGCTTGGTGTAAATTTAGCCGGCGTTGATGTGATACTTCAGTTGAAAGAAAAAATTGACGATTTAGAATCAACTATTGATGAGCTAAATAAAAAATTGCACGAAGCTACCAGTCAAACTAGTACCAAAAGATCGCTCGTAAAAAGAAAAAATAGCTTTGATCTAGTCTTTTATGAAGGCAAAGAATAA
- a CDS encoding ATP-dependent DNA helicase, protein MKDQILEILSRSNVFLTGGGGVGKSYLTASVIRYYKENFKNVIILGSTGISAVSLGGVSLHSFFKFGYCKDYEELRRFDYHQKDKLSKLRNMLDACDLLVIDEISMVSSNLMEMIRYRLLTSKFKGRVLIVGDFYQLPPVQKVQNENRLFNFLYAFNSSAWEEMKFTNVELLVSKRTSDLKFYEILSRLRVGELDDEIMSYIESLRVTKIEPDDDTSVLFGRNAEAEMLNQKRLLELDEPLEISNSDVSILDENLDKKEFEKWANTLNISRDLEMKIGAKIIFTSNKWGEYYNGEQGKIMQILKENGIISSVIVKKDSGEICEIEKAAYIFSSLNLNEDEIEENVQASLYQFPFKLAYALTIHKSQGMSINSLICNINHIFAKGQLYVALSRAVSPKNLKLFYDKKSDFRQHLRKVVKIDDEVKKFYQENVFLHIKENL, encoded by the coding sequence ATGAAAGATCAAATTTTAGAAATTTTATCTCGCTCAAACGTCTTTTTAACAGGCGGTGGCGGTGTTGGCAAGAGCTATCTAACTGCCTCTGTCATCAGATACTACAAAGAAAATTTTAAAAACGTCATAATCCTTGGCTCAACTGGCATAAGTGCCGTTAGCCTTGGAGGAGTTAGCTTGCATAGCTTTTTTAAATTTGGCTACTGCAAGGATTATGAGGAGCTAAGACGCTTTGACTATCATCAAAAAGACAAACTAAGCAAGCTAAGAAATATGCTTGATGCATGTGATCTGCTTGTAATTGATGAAATTTCAATGGTGAGCTCAAATCTAATGGAGATGATAAGATACCGACTACTTACTTCCAAATTTAAAGGTAGGGTGCTTATAGTGGGCGATTTTTATCAGCTTCCGCCAGTGCAAAAGGTGCAAAACGAAAATAGGCTTTTTAATTTTTTATACGCTTTTAACTCCAGTGCGTGGGAGGAGATGAAATTTACAAATGTCGAGCTGCTCGTCTCAAAACGTACAAGCGATCTTAAATTTTATGAGATTCTCTCTCGTCTTAGAGTTGGCGAGCTAGATGATGAAATAATGAGCTATATAGAGAGTTTGAGAGTGACCAAGATAGAGCCAGATGATGATACGAGTGTGCTTTTTGGCAGAAATGCCGAGGCTGAAATGCTAAATCAAAAAAGGCTTTTGGAACTTGACGAGCCACTTGAAATTTCAAACTCAGATGTGAGCATTTTGGATGAAAATTTAGATAAAAAAGAGTTTGAAAAATGGGCAAATACGCTAAATATCTCAAGAGATTTGGAGATGAAGATAGGTGCAAAAATCATCTTTACGTCAAATAAATGGGGCGAGTACTATAACGGCGAGCAAGGCAAGATCATGCAAATTTTAAAAGAAAATGGCATCATCTCAAGCGTGATCGTGAAAAAAGATAGTGGCGAAATTTGCGAGATAGAAAAAGCCGCTTATATATTTAGTTCATTAAATTTAAACGAAGATGAGATCGAAGAAAATGTACAAGCATCGCTCTATCAGTTTCCATTTAAGCTTGCTTACGCCCTAACCATCCACAAATCTCAAGGAATGAGCATAAACTCGCTCATTTGCAATATCAACCACATTTTTGCCAAAGGACAACTCTACGTCGCACTTTCTCGTGCAGTAAGTCCTAAAAATTTAAAACTTTTTTATGATAAAAAAAGTGATTTTAGGCAGCATTTAAGAAAAGTGGTTAAAATTGACGACGAAGTTAAGAAATTTTACCAAGAAAACGTATTTTTGCATATTAAGGAGAATTTATGA
- a CDS encoding SH3 domain-containing protein — protein sequence MKKGIFLAFSVALFLGCSQTQPKPSVQNSLPDENVYKPNERISLLDFEMKQDASSLPQNIQSASFDQEEILKRRFKVFTLRGVKFNPNDVFWAFNIYKPSEKRKYFGSNFRQIPQSWFDAQKDNANFSALSSISAYALTSANTALRNFPTDEPIFLNPQTPGEGYPFDYLQESTLSIAHPLFVSHLSKDRAWAFVSDDAVWGWVKVEDIKFISDDEANAYQKSSFVTIKTDKMPVYDKAGNFLFYSRVGAILPVFAQDSKNYYGKIYVRNLLREFVLPKPVGALFPLKFNDSNLKTLISSLLTQPYGWGGVDKLRDCSLFTKDLLASFGVWLPRNSRAQANMGQKFDLKGLSNAAKTKEIKEKGVPYLTLVHLPGHIMLYAGYKGDDIYVVHDAWGLKTENNGRALIGATAVTTLNIGQNRSDIQNSNLLISKVDSINVIKPENVISDKARKISALQRAYGVKVEDNLVKFGDGTIFVYDDFKQKDDECSTGADIEDMNVLDYAAFSPLSTVLSDAGRCRNYEFLGKIYGSSESEVKANLVNVIWLKDFLNLPLKFNSKNGAAAALQDVSNELNEMVKHDMSLLEYLKDPGGTFKWRVIAGTNRLSAHSYGIAIDINVKKSHYWQWSNGYQNLIPEKIVRVFEKHKFIWGGRWKHFDTMHFEYRPEMFE from the coding sequence TTGAAAAAGGGTATATTTTTAGCATTTAGTGTTGCTTTGTTTTTGGGATGTTCACAGACCCAGCCAAAGCCAAGTGTGCAAAATTCTTTACCAGATGAAAATGTATATAAGCCAAATGAACGCATTAGTTTGCTTGATTTCGAAATGAAGCAAGATGCCTCGTCGCTACCGCAAAATATACAAAGTGCAAGCTTTGACCAAGAAGAAATTTTAAAAAGAAGGTTTAAGGTTTTTACATTAAGGGGCGTAAAATTTAATCCAAACGATGTCTTTTGGGCATTTAATATATATAAGCCAAGCGAAAAGAGAAAGTATTTTGGCTCAAATTTTAGACAGATACCTCAAAGCTGGTTTGACGCACAAAAGGACAATGCAAATTTTTCAGCTCTTTCAAGTATCTCTGCTTATGCTTTAACTTCGGCAAACACAGCTTTAAGAAATTTTCCAACCGATGAGCCGATATTTTTAAATCCGCAAACTCCAGGCGAGGGCTATCCGTTTGATTATCTACAAGAATCAACCCTAAGCATCGCTCATCCACTTTTTGTCTCGCATCTTTCTAAAGACAGAGCATGGGCATTTGTTAGCGATGATGCGGTTTGGGGCTGGGTAAAGGTCGAGGATATTAAATTTATAAGCGACGATGAGGCAAATGCCTATCAAAAGTCAAGTTTTGTGACTATAAAAACGGACAAGATGCCAGTTTATGATAAGGCCGGAAATTTCTTGTTTTATTCAAGAGTTGGAGCGATACTGCCTGTTTTTGCACAGGATAGTAAAAACTACTACGGTAAAATTTATGTAAGAAATCTCTTGAGAGAATTTGTGTTGCCAAAGCCTGTTGGCGCTCTTTTTCCTCTTAAATTTAATGACTCAAATCTAAAAACACTTATTAGCTCTCTTCTTACTCAGCCTTATGGTTGGGGTGGGGTCGATAAGCTAAGGGATTGCTCGCTTTTTACCAAAGATTTACTGGCAAGTTTTGGCGTGTGGTTGCCCAGAAACTCAAGAGCTCAAGCAAATATGGGACAAAAATTTGATCTAAAAGGACTTAGTAACGCCGCTAAGACAAAAGAGATAAAAGAAAAAGGTGTGCCATATCTTACGCTTGTGCATCTGCCAGGACATATCATGCTTTATGCTGGATACAAGGGCGATGATATATATGTGGTGCATGATGCTTGGGGGTTAAAAACCGAAAATAACGGCAGAGCGTTAATCGGTGCTACGGCAGTAACTACGTTAAACATCGGACAAAACAGAAGCGACATACAAAACTCAAATTTGCTAATTTCAAAGGTTGATTCTATAAATGTGATAAAGCCAGAAAATGTAATAAGCGATAAAGCTAGAAAAATTTCAGCTTTACAAAGGGCTTATGGTGTTAAGGTTGAGGATAATTTGGTCAAATTCGGTGATGGAACAATATTTGTCTATGATGACTTTAAACAAAAAGATGATGAGTGTAGCACCGGGGCCGATATAGAGGATATGAATGTGCTTGATTACGCTGCATTTTCACCGCTTAGCACTGTACTAAGTGATGCTGGCAGATGTAGAAATTATGAGTTTTTAGGTAAAATTTATGGCTCAAGCGAGAGCGAGGTAAAAGCAAATTTAGTAAATGTCATCTGGCTAAAGGACTTTTTAAATTTGCCTTTGAAATTTAATTCTAAAAATGGAGCCGCAGCCGCCTTGCAAGACGTAAGCAATGAGCTAAATGAGATGGTAAAACATGATATGAGTTTGCTTGAGTATTTAAAAGATCCAGGTGGGACATTTAAGTGGCGAGTTATTGCTGGTACAAACCGCTTGAGTGCGCACAGCTACGGCATCGCGATCGATATAAATGTAAAAAAGAGCCACTACTGGCAGTGGAGCAATGGCTATCAAAACCTCATCCCTGAAAAGATAGTGCGTGTTTTTGAAAAACATAAATTTATCTGGGGTGGACGCTGGAAGCACTTTGATACGATGCATTTTGAGTATCGCCCAGAGATGTTTGAGTAG